One genomic segment of Ancylobacter sp. IITR112 includes these proteins:
- a CDS encoding BrnT family toxin has protein sequence MMPFVYTVVSAVMGETDDFEWDDDKDAANRAKRGLPLLFAALMFDGREKTEDLSDKSPEDEARFETVAPAAGRVLFCVWHWRNGRRRIISLRVANRSERRAYQEAIGRGGSSRKGI, from the coding sequence ATGATGCCGTTCGTTTATACGGTGGTGAGCGCTGTCATGGGCGAGACGGACGATTTCGAGTGGGACGACGACAAGGATGCGGCGAACCGTGCAAAGCGCGGTTTGCCGCTTCTGTTCGCAGCGTTGATGTTCGATGGCCGCGAGAAGACGGAAGACCTCTCCGACAAATCGCCGGAGGATGAGGCGCGCTTCGAAACCGTGGCCCCGGCGGCCGGGCGCGTGCTATTCTGCGTCTGGCACTGGCGCAACGGTCGCCGGCGCATCATCTCTCTGAGGGTCGCCAATCGGAGTGAACGGCGTGCCTACCAAGAAGCAATTGGAAGAGGCGGATCGTCTCGCAAGGGAATTTGA
- a CDS encoding DedA family protein: MADLHAYAREVLAFVEAHAHYAPFVAFALAFCESLVVVSLFIPATFVLLGLSPVIAAGGVPLLPVWAATAAGAALGDSVSFWIGFHLKGSARQRWPLNRFPEALARGERLFLRYGTLGLFFGRFSGPLRAFVPLIAGMFAMPLLAFQMVNITSAMLWALVILGPGAAAVKALGW, translated from the coding sequence GTGGCCGATCTCCACGCCTATGCGCGCGAGGTGCTCGCCTTTGTCGAGGCGCACGCCCATTACGCGCCCTTTGTCGCCTTCGCGCTGGCCTTCTGTGAATCGCTGGTCGTCGTCTCGCTGTTCATACCCGCTACTTTCGTGCTGCTCGGCCTCTCGCCGGTCATCGCCGCCGGCGGGGTGCCGCTGTTGCCGGTGTGGGCCGCAACAGCGGCCGGCGCCGCGCTCGGCGACAGCGTGTCCTTCTGGATCGGTTTTCACCTTAAGGGCAGCGCGCGCCAGCGCTGGCCGCTCAACCGCTTCCCCGAGGCGCTGGCGCGCGGCGAGCGCCTGTTCCTGCGCTATGGCACGCTGGGGCTGTTCTTCGGCCGTTTTTCCGGGCCGCTGCGCGCCTTCGTGCCGCTGATCGCCGGCATGTTCGCCATGCCGCTGCTGGCGTTCCAGATGGTGAACATCACCTCCGCCATGCTGTGGGCGCTGGTGATCCTCGGCCCGGGCGCGGCGGCGGTGAAGGCGCTGGGCTGGTAG
- a CDS encoding NAD(P)/FAD-dependent oxidoreductase, giving the protein MAPLIDHPKSWYAATANRFSPLPPLQGGTRADVCVIGGGYTGLSAALHMAEAGLDVVLLEAGRVGSGASGRNGGQIHSGHRRDQDFLEAQVGLDDAKALWRMAEDAKALLHALIQRHAIDCDVRPGLVVADHKPGYVAHSHAYAKKLNEVYDYPDAAPLSREELRAIVGTDVYHGGMIDHGGGHLHPLNFALGLAEAARRAGARLYEQSRALRIEEGAKVRIVTSAGSVEADWVLECGDGLQDGLDRRVDTHVMPICNYIAATAPLGERAREIISNGAAVADSRFVVNYYRLSGDGRLLFGGGESYRRGLRPNPGEFVRPYMLRIFPQLADVNIDYGWGGVLGITMTRLPYVRKLSPRVLTAAGYSGQGVMLAPYFGKLLGEAVKGQLGRFDLLSRLPVPAFPGGPLMRWPLLVAGLSYYALRDRL; this is encoded by the coding sequence ATGGCCCCCCTGATCGACCACCCCAAGAGCTGGTACGCCGCCACGGCCAACCGTTTCTCCCCGCTGCCGCCGCTGCAGGGGGGAACGCGGGCGGATGTCTGCGTCATCGGCGGCGGCTATACCGGCCTCTCGGCCGCGCTGCACATGGCGGAGGCCGGGCTCGACGTGGTGCTGCTGGAAGCCGGCCGTGTCGGCTCCGGCGCCTCGGGGCGCAATGGCGGGCAGATTCATAGCGGCCACCGCCGCGACCAGGATTTTCTCGAAGCGCAGGTCGGGCTCGACGACGCCAAGGCGCTGTGGCGCATGGCGGAGGACGCCAAGGCGCTGCTGCACGCGCTCATCCAGCGCCACGCCATCGACTGCGATGTTCGCCCCGGCCTCGTCGTCGCCGATCACAAGCCCGGCTATGTCGCCCATAGCCACGCCTATGCGAAGAAGCTCAACGAGGTCTATGACTACCCTGATGCCGCGCCGCTGAGCCGCGAGGAGTTGCGCGCCATTGTCGGCACGGATGTCTATCACGGCGGCATGATCGACCATGGCGGCGGGCATCTGCACCCGCTCAACTTCGCGCTCGGCCTCGCCGAGGCCGCCCGCCGCGCCGGTGCGCGGCTCTATGAGCAGTCGCGCGCGCTACGCATCGAGGAGGGCGCCAAGGTCCGGATCGTCACAAGCGCCGGCTCGGTGGAGGCGGACTGGGTACTGGAATGCGGCGACGGGCTGCAGGACGGGCTCGACCGGCGGGTCGACACCCATGTCATGCCGATTTGCAACTATATCGCCGCCACCGCCCCGCTGGGGGAGCGGGCGCGGGAGATCATTTCCAATGGCGCGGCGGTGGCCGACAGTCGCTTCGTCGTCAATTACTACCGCCTCTCCGGCGACGGCCGGCTGCTGTTCGGCGGCGGCGAGAGCTATCGGCGCGGCCTGCGGCCGAATCCGGGCGAGTTCGTCCGGCCCTATATGCTGCGCATCTTCCCGCAACTGGCGGATGTAAACATCGACTATGGCTGGGGTGGCGTGCTCGGCATCACCATGACCCGCCTGCCCTATGTGCGCAAACTCTCCCCGCGCGTGCTCACCGCCGCCGGCTATTCCGGCCAGGGGGTGATGCTGGCGCCCTATTTCGGCAAGCTGCTGGGCGAGGCGGTGAAGGGCCAGCTCGGCCGGTTCGACCTGCTCTCCCGCCTGCCGGTACCAGCCTTCCCCGGCGGGCCGCTGATGCGCTGGCCGCTGCTGGTGGCGGGGCTGAGCTATTACGCGCTGCGCGACCGGCTCTAG
- the mutL gene encoding DNA mismatch repair endonuclease MutL: protein MPLRLLPSTLVDRIAAGEVVERPAAALKEIVENALDAGATRVEIIIDGGGRRLMRVTDDGIGMSAEELALAVERHATSKLDSEDLLAIHTLGFRGEALPSIGAVARLAVTSRPKGSDSAHEIRVEGGVKSPVRPAALGFGTRVEVRDLFFATPARLKFLKSERAETAAAVDTVKRLALARPEVGFTLVTDDRAPITWPARTRDAAGQRARIADVLGAEAGGNALDVEGIREGARLSGLAGLPTYSKANSLSQYLFVNGRPVRDKVLIGAIRAAYADLLPSDRHPVTALFLDLDPREVDVNVHPAKTEVRFRDAGNIRALIVRTLTDALTAGAPRTASTAADRLAQFARPDLATDYRPEPRPGTYDWTRSWAAPEGMVDTRAPGLNEAPARFDFDAPVHSPGGGLGLALAPGADARANAAPAAPEALERPLGAARAQLHETYIIAQTRDGVVVIDQHAAHERIVYEKLKAAMARDGLARQMLLVPLVVELDPSEAARLSERAEALEKLGLVIEPFGPGALLVREVPALLGDADISALVRELAEHAAEWDDALPLERRLLHIAATMACHGSVRAGRRLRVEEMNALLREMEETPNAAQCNHGRPTFVTLALADIERLFARR from the coding sequence ATGCCGCTGCGCCTGCTGCCTTCCACACTGGTCGACCGCATCGCGGCCGGCGAGGTGGTGGAGCGCCCGGCGGCGGCGCTGAAGGAGATTGTCGAGAACGCGCTCGATGCCGGCGCCACCCGGGTCGAGATCATCATCGACGGCGGCGGGCGCAGGTTGATGCGCGTCACCGACGATGGAATCGGCATGAGCGCCGAGGAACTCGCCCTCGCGGTGGAGCGCCACGCCACCTCCAAGCTCGACAGCGAGGATCTGCTCGCCATCCACACGCTGGGCTTTCGCGGCGAGGCCCTGCCCTCCATCGGCGCGGTGGCGCGGCTCGCCGTCACCAGCCGGCCGAAGGGCAGCGACAGCGCCCATGAAATCCGCGTCGAGGGCGGGGTGAAGTCCCCTGTGCGCCCGGCCGCGCTCGGCTTCGGCACGCGGGTGGAGGTGCGCGACCTGTTCTTCGCCACGCCGGCGCGGCTGAAATTCCTCAAATCCGAGCGCGCCGAAACGGCGGCGGCGGTGGACACGGTCAAGCGCCTCGCCCTTGCCCGGCCCGAGGTCGGCTTCACCCTCGTCACCGATGACCGTGCGCCGATCACCTGGCCCGCCCGCACCCGCGACGCCGCCGGGCAGCGGGCGCGCATCGCCGATGTGCTGGGGGCAGAGGCCGGCGGCAATGCGCTCGATGTCGAGGGAATACGCGAAGGTGCGCGCCTCTCCGGCCTTGCCGGGCTGCCGACCTATTCCAAGGCCAATTCGCTGTCGCAATATCTGTTCGTCAATGGCCGCCCGGTGCGCGACAAGGTGCTGATCGGCGCCATCCGCGCGGCCTATGCCGACCTTCTGCCCTCCGACCGTCATCCGGTGACGGCGCTGTTTCTCGATCTCGACCCGCGCGAGGTGGATGTGAACGTCCACCCCGCCAAAACCGAGGTGCGCTTTCGCGACGCCGGCAATATCCGGGCATTGATCGTGCGTACGCTGACCGACGCGCTGACCGCCGGCGCGCCGCGCACCGCCTCCACTGCCGCCGACCGGCTGGCGCAGTTCGCGCGGCCCGACCTCGCGACCGATTATCGCCCCGAGCCGCGACCCGGCACCTATGACTGGACCCGCTCCTGGGCGGCGCCGGAGGGCATGGTCGACACGCGGGCGCCCGGTTTGAATGAGGCGCCTGCTCGCTTCGATTTCGACGCCCCCGTCCACTCCCCGGGCGGCGGCCTCGGTCTCGCCCTCGCGCCCGGAGCCGACGCCCGTGCCAACGCCGCCCCCGCGGCGCCGGAAGCGCTGGAGCGCCCGCTCGGCGCCGCACGGGCGCAATTGCACGAGACCTACATCATCGCCCAGACGCGCGACGGCGTGGTGGTGATTGACCAGCACGCCGCGCATGAGCGCATCGTCTATGAGAAGCTCAAGGCGGCGATGGCGCGCGACGGCCTCGCCCGGCAGATGCTGCTGGTGCCCCTGGTGGTGGAACTCGACCCCTCCGAGGCGGCGCGGCTGAGCGAACGCGCGGAGGCGCTGGAAAAGCTCGGCCTCGTCATCGAGCCCTTCGGCCCCGGCGCGCTGCTGGTGCGCGAGGTGCCGGCCCTGCTGGGCGATGCCGACATTTCCGCGCTGGTGCGCGAACTCGCCGAACACGCGGCGGAATGGGACGACGCCCTGCCGCTCGAACGCCGGCTTCTCCACATCGCCGCCACCATGGCCTGCCATGGCTCGGTGCGCGCTGGCCGCCGTCTGCGGGTGGAAGAGATGAACGCCCTGCTGCGCGAGATGGAGGAGACGCCGAACGCCGCGCAGTGCAATCATGGCCGGCCGACCTTCGTCACCCTGGCGCTGGCCGATATCGAGCGCCTGTTCGCGCGGCGCTGA
- a CDS encoding ABC transporter permease yields the protein MRKGLSWFNVTSITLGFAFLYIPIILLVIYSFNASRMVTVWAGFSTHWYVQLFQNQQLLDAAWVTLRVAFLTATVATVLGTLAAIALTRYGRFFGRTLFSGMVYAPLVMPEVITGLSLLLLFVAIDIDRGFWTITLAHITFTLCFVSVVVQSRLVTFDRSLEEAALDLGCPPFKTFFVVTLPIILPAVISGWMLAFTLSLDDLVIASFTTGPGATTLPMRIYSQVRLGVTPEINAACTILIGIVTVVVIVASIMTKRQEIEREKAERLAAAG from the coding sequence ATGCGCAAGGGTCTGTCCTGGTTCAACGTGACCTCGATCACGCTGGGCTTCGCCTTCCTCTACATCCCGATCATCCTGTTGGTGATCTACTCCTTCAATGCCTCGCGCATGGTCACGGTGTGGGCGGGCTTCTCCACCCACTGGTATGTGCAGTTGTTCCAGAACCAGCAACTGCTCGATGCCGCCTGGGTGACGCTGCGCGTCGCCTTCCTCACCGCCACCGTCGCCACCGTGCTCGGCACGCTGGCGGCGATCGCGCTGACGCGCTACGGCCGCTTCTTCGGCCGCACATTGTTTTCCGGCATGGTCTATGCGCCGCTGGTGATGCCGGAAGTCATCACCGGCCTGTCGCTGCTGCTGCTGTTCGTCGCCATCGACATTGACCGCGGCTTCTGGACCATCACATTGGCGCACATCACCTTCACCCTGTGCTTCGTCTCGGTCGTGGTGCAGTCGCGCCTCGTCACCTTCGATCGCTCGCTGGAAGAGGCGGCGCTCGATCTCGGCTGCCCGCCGTTCAAGACCTTCTTCGTGGTGACGCTGCCCATCATCCTGCCGGCGGTCATTTCCGGCTGGATGCTCGCCTTCACCCTGTCGCTGGACGATCTCGTCATCGCCAGCTTCACCACCGGCCCCGGCGCCACCACCCTGCCGATGCGCATCTATTCCCAGGTGCGCCTCGGCGTGACGCCGGAGATCAACGCCGCCTGCACCATTCTCATCGGCATTGTCACCGTGGTGGTGATCGTCGCCTCGATCATGACCAAGCGGCAGGAAATCGAGCGCGAGAAGGCGGAGCGGCTGGCGGCGGCGGGCTAG
- a CDS encoding ABC transporter permease subunit: MASKASGRWLVLAIPYLWLLALFLIPFLIVFKISLSQDAIAQPPYFPTFDLAEGWTTFKEAFSELSFENYGYVLSWDNEFIEAYGSSLWIAGVSTLLLLLVGYPIAYGMARAPKSIRPTLLMLVILPFWTSFLIRVYAWIGILSPEGLLNQLLFALGIVDRDSPLQILATDTAVYIGIVYSYLPFMILPLYSALEKMDETLLEAAADLGCPPLIAFWKITWPLSLPGVFAGCLLCFIPAVGEFVIPDLLGGSDTLMIGKVLWTEFSVNRSWTVSSAVAVLLLMVLVIPIVFYQNIQAREVEGR; the protein is encoded by the coding sequence ATGGCAAGCAAGGCCTCCGGGCGATGGCTGGTCCTCGCCATTCCCTATCTCTGGCTGCTGGCGCTGTTCCTGATCCCCTTCCTGATCGTCTTCAAGATCAGCCTGTCGCAGGACGCCATCGCCCAGCCGCCCTATTTCCCGACCTTCGACCTCGCCGAGGGCTGGACGACGTTCAAGGAGGCTTTCTCCGAACTCTCCTTCGAGAATTACGGCTATGTGCTCTCCTGGGATAATGAGTTCATCGAGGCCTATGGCTCCAGCCTGTGGATCGCCGGCGTCTCCACCCTGCTGCTGCTGCTGGTGGGCTATCCCATCGCCTATGGCATGGCGCGGGCGCCGAAATCCATCCGCCCGACGCTGCTGATGCTGGTGATCCTGCCGTTCTGGACCTCGTTCCTCATCCGGGTCTATGCGTGGATCGGCATTCTTTCGCCCGAAGGCCTGCTGAACCAGCTTCTGTTCGCGCTCGGCATCGTGGACCGCGATTCGCCGCTGCAGATTCTCGCCACCGACACGGCGGTCTATATCGGCATCGTCTATTCCTATCTGCCCTTCATGATCCTGCCGCTCTATTCGGCGCTGGAGAAGATGGACGAGACGCTGCTGGAAGCCGCCGCCGATCTCGGCTGCCCGCCGCTCATCGCGTTCTGGAAGATCACCTGGCCGCTCTCGCTGCCGGGCGTGTTCGCCGGCTGCCTGCTCTGCTTCATTCCCGCGGTGGGCGAGTTCGTCATCCCCGACCTGCTCGGCGGCTCGGACACGCTGATGATCGGCAAGGTTCTTTGGACCGAATTCTCGGTCAACCGCTCCTGGACTGTCTCCTCGGCGGTGGCGGTGCTGCTGCTGATGGTGCTGGTGATCCCGATCGTCTTCTACCAGAACATCCAGGCCCGCGAAGTGGAGGGACGCTGA
- a CDS encoding ABC transporter ATP-binding protein, translating into MSTGVTEKTQKTIGGIRRKFAPWNDPQAVPLISYKNVTKRFGEFTAVDNLSLDIYEREFFALLGPSGCGKTTLMRMLAGFEDPTEGQITLAGQDLVGTPPYKRQTNMMFQSYALFPHMSVWDNIAFGLKQDRMEKGAIAARVEEMLKLVKLEKFAKRKPHQLSGGQRQRVALARSLAKRPKVLLLDEPLGALDKKLREETQFELMDIQMELGMTFLIVTHDQEEAMTVADRIAVMNHGKLVQVAPPAVIYEHPNSRYVADFVGDVNILDATVETVEGGMVTLRPGVAPEQRLRIAQDCAVKPGDSVAIALRPEKMRVELDPPADTTINCLHGEIWDIGYLGDLSIYHVELPGGTRVKAAKPNLTRMVERPITWDDKVYVYFSPDAGVVLTS; encoded by the coding sequence ATGAGCACCGGCGTCACCGAGAAGACGCAGAAGACCATTGGCGGCATCCGCCGGAAATTCGCTCCCTGGAACGACCCGCAGGCCGTCCCGCTGATCAGCTACAAGAACGTCACCAAGCGCTTCGGCGAATTCACCGCCGTCGACAACCTCTCCCTCGACATTTATGAGCGCGAGTTCTTCGCCCTGCTCGGCCCGTCCGGCTGTGGCAAGACCACGCTGATGCGCATGCTCGCCGGCTTCGAGGACCCGACCGAGGGGCAGATCACCCTCGCCGGGCAGGACCTCGTCGGCACGCCGCCCTATAAGCGGCAGACCAACATGATGTTCCAGTCTTATGCGCTATTCCCGCATATGAGCGTGTGGGACAACATCGCCTTCGGCCTCAAGCAGGACCGGATGGAGAAGGGCGCCATCGCCGCCCGGGTCGAAGAGATGCTCAAGCTGGTGAAGCTGGAGAAATTCGCCAAGCGCAAGCCGCACCAGCTTTCCGGCGGCCAGCGCCAGCGTGTGGCGCTCGCCCGCTCGCTCGCCAAGCGGCCCAAGGTGCTGCTGCTCGACGAGCCGCTCGGCGCGCTCGACAAGAAGCTGCGCGAGGAAACCCAGTTCGAGCTCATGGATATCCAGATGGAGCTCGGCATGACCTTCCTGATCGTCACCCACGATCAGGAAGAGGCCATGACGGTGGCCGACCGCATCGCGGTGATGAATCACGGCAAGCTGGTGCAGGTGGCGCCGCCGGCGGTGATCTACGAGCATCCCAATTCGCGCTATGTCGCCGACTTCGTCGGCGACGTGAACATTCTCGACGCCACAGTGGAGACGGTGGAGGGGGGCATGGTCACCCTGCGGCCGGGCGTGGCGCCGGAGCAGCGCCTGCGCATCGCCCAGGACTGCGCGGTGAAGCCCGGCGACAGTGTCGCCATCGCGCTGCGGCCGGAGAAGATGCGGGTCGAGCTCGATCCGCCCGCCGATACCACCATCAACTGCCTGCACGGCGAAATCTGGGATATCGGCTATCTCGGCGACCTCTCGATCTACCATGTCGAACTGCCGGGCGGCACGCGGGTGAAAGCCGCCAAGCCGAACCTCACCCGCATGGTGGAGCGCCCCATCACCTGGGACGACAAGGTCTATGTCTATTTCTCGCCCGATGCCGGCGTGGTCCTGACGAGCTGA
- a CDS encoding glutamine synthetase family protein, which yields MAKKKRSEKDAVDNPRGVTTLAEAKAWMAARGITEIECAVPDLAGVGRGKIMPVSKFLSGPTMNLPLSVFFQTISGDYPPYDNLVDSVVVDSDLVMEPDFSTLAIVPWAQDPTAQVIHDAYHRDGRPVELAPRQVLKNVVDLYAKKGWKAVVAPEIEFYLVEPNTDADYPLKPPIGRSGRPEIGRQSYSIQAVNEFDALFEDMYDYSEAQGLEIDTLIHEDGAAQMEINLLHGDPIVLADQVYLFKRTIREAALQHKIYATFMAKPIADEPGSAMHIHQSIVDGETGRNIFSDADGDPTPEFFSFIAGQQRYLPAVMSILAPYVNSYRRLTRDSMAPINVQWGYDNRTAGLRVPPSAPAARRVENRVPSSDANPYLVIAASLACGYLGMVEGLRPTEPLEADAKGLDFELPRGLLEAVAALQHSEEIATVLGPSFVKTYTAVKQTEFDTFMRVISPWEREYLLLNV from the coding sequence ATGGCCAAGAAGAAGCGTTCTGAGAAGGACGCGGTCGACAATCCCCGCGGCGTCACCACCCTTGCCGAGGCAAAGGCGTGGATGGCCGCCCGCGGCATTACCGAAATCGAATGCGCGGTGCCGGACCTCGCTGGCGTCGGACGCGGCAAGATCATGCCGGTCTCGAAGTTCCTCTCCGGCCCGACGATGAACCTGCCGCTGAGCGTGTTCTTCCAGACCATTTCCGGCGACTACCCGCCCTATGACAATCTCGTCGATTCCGTCGTGGTCGACAGCGATCTGGTGATGGAGCCGGATTTCTCCACCCTCGCCATCGTGCCCTGGGCGCAGGACCCGACCGCGCAGGTGATCCATGACGCCTATCACCGCGACGGGCGCCCGGTGGAACTCGCCCCCCGGCAGGTGCTGAAGAACGTGGTGGACCTCTACGCCAAGAAGGGCTGGAAGGCCGTCGTCGCGCCGGAGATCGAGTTCTACCTCGTCGAGCCGAACACCGATGCCGACTACCCGCTCAAGCCGCCGATCGGCCGCTCGGGTCGGCCGGAAATCGGCCGCCAGTCCTATTCGATCCAGGCGGTCAACGAGTTCGACGCCCTGTTCGAGGACATGTACGACTATTCCGAGGCGCAGGGCCTCGAGATCGACACGCTGATCCATGAGGACGGCGCGGCGCAGATGGAAATCAACCTGCTGCACGGCGATCCCATCGTGCTCGCCGACCAGGTCTATCTGTTCAAGCGCACGATCCGCGAGGCGGCGCTGCAGCACAAGATCTACGCCACCTTCATGGCCAAGCCGATCGCCGACGAGCCGGGCTCGGCCATGCACATCCACCAGTCCATCGTGGATGGCGAGACGGGGCGCAACATCTTCTCCGACGCCGATGGAGATCCGACGCCGGAGTTCTTCTCCTTCATCGCCGGCCAGCAGCGCTACCTGCCGGCGGTGATGTCGATCCTCGCGCCTTACGTGAACTCCTACCGCCGGCTGACGCGCGATTCGATGGCGCCGATCAACGTGCAGTGGGGCTATGACAACCGCACGGCCGGCCTGCGCGTGCCGCCCTCCGCGCCGGCGGCGCGGCGGGTGGAGAACCGGGTGCCGTCCTCCGACGCCAACCCCTATCTCGTGATCGCCGCCTCGCTCGCCTGCGGCTATCTCGGCATGGTGGAGGGGCTCCGCCCGACCGAGCCGCTGGAAGCCGACGCCAAGGGCCTCGATTTCGAGCTGCCGCGCGGCCTGCTCGAAGCGGTGGCGGCGCTGCAGCACTCGGAGGAAATCGCCACAGTGCTCGGGCCGTCCTTCGTCAAGACCTATACGGCGGTGAAGCAGACCGAGTTCGACACCTTCATGCGCGTGATCTCGCCCTGGGAGCGGGAATATCTGCTGCTGAACGTTTGA
- a CDS encoding LLM class flavin-dependent oxidoreductase, producing MAQLLELGLDTFGDVTSGVDGRPLSHAQVIRDLVEEAVLADEVGIDFIGVGEHHRDDFAVSAPEVVLAGMATRTKRIRLGSAVTVLSSDDPIRVFQRFATVDALSNGRAEVILGRGSFTESFPLFGFDLKDYEALFSEKLDLFAALLRDNSTTQGVTWQGRLRPPLKDQHVYPLVETGTLKTWIGVGGSPESVVRAARYGLPLMLAIIGGNPARFAPYVDLYHKAIGQLGGTVQPIGVHSHGYIADTDAQAREEFYADYKRMHDRIGAERGWPPYGRDAFEHEISHGSLYLGSPETVARKIAKTAKALGLSRFDLKYSAGPLSHARMMRAIELYGTKVIPRVREMLAEEKVEA from the coding sequence ATGGCACAGCTTCTCGAACTCGGCCTCGACACATTTGGCGACGTGACCTCCGGCGTCGATGGGCGCCCGCTCTCGCACGCCCAGGTGATTCGCGATCTGGTGGAGGAAGCGGTGCTGGCGGATGAGGTCGGCATCGACTTCATCGGCGTCGGCGAACATCACCGCGACGATTTCGCCGTGTCGGCGCCGGAAGTCGTGCTCGCCGGCATGGCCACGCGGACAAAGCGCATCCGGCTTGGGTCCGCCGTCACCGTGCTGTCCTCCGACGACCCGATCCGCGTGTTCCAGCGCTTCGCCACGGTGGATGCGCTGTCGAACGGCCGCGCCGAGGTTATTCTCGGGCGCGGCTCCTTCACCGAATCCTTCCCGCTGTTCGGCTTCGACCTCAAGGACTATGAGGCGCTGTTCAGCGAGAAGCTCGATCTGTTCGCGGCGCTGCTGCGCGACAATTCCACCACGCAAGGCGTCACCTGGCAGGGCAGGCTGCGCCCGCCGCTAAAGGATCAGCACGTCTATCCCCTGGTGGAAACCGGCACGTTGAAGACCTGGATCGGGGTTGGCGGCTCGCCGGAATCGGTGGTGCGGGCGGCGCGCTACGGATTGCCGCTGATGCTGGCCATCATCGGCGGCAATCCGGCCCGCTTCGCGCCCTATGTCGACCTCTACCACAAGGCCATCGGCCAGCTCGGCGGCACGGTGCAGCCGATCGGCGTGCATTCGCATGGCTACATCGCCGACACCGACGCGCAGGCGCGCGAGGAATTCTATGCCGACTACAAGCGGATGCATGACCGCATCGGCGCCGAGCGCGGCTGGCCGCCCTATGGCCGTGACGCCTTCGAGCATGAGATCAGCCATGGCTCGCTCTATCTCGGTTCGCCGGAAACGGTGGCGCGCAAGATCGCCAAAACGGCGAAGGCACTCGGCCTGTCGCGCTTCGATCTGAAATACAGCGCCGGCCCGCTCTCTCACGCCCGCATGATGCGCGCCATCGAGCTTTACGGCACCAAGGTGATCCCGCGCGTGCGGGAGATGCTGGCGGAGGAGAAGGTCGAGGCGTAG
- a CDS encoding DUF1127 domain-containing protein, giving the protein MSFVGEVRRTPFSSFGTAASGLLVAVFMGSIQFIRAVARRRHIAQLGAFDDRMLRDIGLTRGDLLDASSGPLWHDPTALLVVRSVERRAARRSTMREVLREAARQDAAGRAARGTRGTGPAPVTPRNDTPVSCG; this is encoded by the coding sequence ATGTCGTTTGTTGGCGAAGTCCGGAGAACCCCGTTCTCCTCGTTCGGTACCGCGGCGAGCGGGCTGCTGGTCGCCGTCTTCATGGGTTCCATCCAGTTCATCCGGGCGGTTGCCCGCCGGCGCCATATCGCCCAGCTCGGCGCGTTTGACGATCGCATGCTGCGCGATATCGGCCTCACCCGCGGCGACCTGCTCGACGCCTCGTCCGGCCCGCTCTGGCACGATCCCACCGCCCTGCTCGTGGTCCGTTCGGTGGAACGCCGCGCCGCCCGCCGTTCGACCATGCGCGAGGTGCTGCGCGAGGCCGCGCGGCAGGACGCCGCCGGCAGGGCCGCGCGCGGCACGCGGGGCACGGGCCCTGCGCCTGTCACGCCGCGTAACGACACTCCCGTCTCCTGCGGCTGA
- a CDS encoding LysR substrate-binding domain-containing protein: MSVLLDIDQLRTFIAIAETGSFTKAAEVVHKTQSAVSMQMKRLEERVGRPIFARDGRASRLTDEGDRLLDYARRIVKLNIEAMASLASAELSGRVRLGVPDDYADRYLPEIMARFSATHPNVELTVVCDPSTDLVDRIDTGDLDLAIITDCETMNRETEIIRREQLLWVGSMRHSVHLEDPVPLALGRQTCNWRQEAISMLQAVDRPFRILYTSSNSTAVSAAVLAGLAISVLPESGLRPGMRVLGPSDGFPALAPCRIGLLRNRHEASPLADALANHIVQGLDNISDAAIAAE; encoded by the coding sequence ATGAGCGTGTTACTCGACATTGATCAATTAAGAACATTCATTGCGATTGCCGAAACCGGCAGTTTCACAAAAGCGGCCGAGGTGGTTCACAAAACCCAGTCGGCCGTGTCGATGCAGATGAAGCGGCTGGAGGAGCGGGTCGGCCGGCCGATCTTCGCCCGCGACGGGCGCGCCTCGCGCCTTACCGACGAGGGCGACCGGCTGCTCGATTATGCCCGCCGCATCGTCAAGCTGAACATTGAGGCCATGGCCAGCCTCGCCTCGGCGGAACTGTCGGGCCGGGTGCGGCTCGGCGTGCCGGACGATTATGCCGACCGCTATCTCCCGGAAATCATGGCGCGGTTTTCCGCCACCCATCCCAATGTCGAACTGACCGTGGTGTGCGATCCCTCGACCGATCTGGTCGACCGCATCGACACTGGCGATCTCGACCTCGCCATCATCACCGATTGCGAGACGATGAACCGCGAGACGGAGATTATCCGCCGCGAGCAACTGCTCTGGGTCGGCTCCATGCGCCATTCCGTGCATCTGGAAGACCCGGTGCCGCTGGCGCTGGGGCGGCAGACCTGCAACTGGCGGCAGGAGGCGATCTCCATGCTGCAGGCGGTCGACCGGCCGTTCCGCATCCTCTACACCTCGTCCAATTCCACCGCCGTGTCGGCGGCGGTGCTGGCGGGGCTCGCCATTTCGGTGCTGCCGGAATCGGGCCTGCGCCCGGGCATGCGGGTGCTGGGGCCATCGGACGGGTTCCCGGCGCTGGCGCCCTGCCGCATCGGCCTGCTGCGCAACCGGCATGAAGCTTCCCCGCTCGCCGACGCGCTGGCCAATCACATCGTGCAGGGACTGGACAATATCTCCGACGCAGCGATCGCGGCGGAGTGA